In Trichlorobacter lovleyi, the DNA window TGCCTACCCTGCAGACACCATCTCCGATGTGACTTTTGACATCGCCTCAGTTACAGATCCATGTAAAGCCGGTGCTACCGTCGCACGGAACATTATGCTTATTACCAATGTTCCTGACACTACTGCAAGCCAGCTTGATCTTGCAATTGATGGTATCTCTGATGGAACAAAAGGTCGGGTTCGCTCGTGCGGAGCTGCTGGCACCGCAAATGTAGGAGCCGCATGGACTGCAACAGGAGCACTAGTGCCTGTAGTCTATTTCTTTGACAAAACTATTCCTTAACCATCTAACAGCAAGGGTCAGCAAGATTCATCACTATGCAGGGAGGCCGGAAAAGGCCTCCCTGCATAGTTTAATACGTCCACCACCTGAGGCTTACATAAGGAGAGTTTGCATGCAGAACGCAAAGGGTTTTACCTTGGTTGAACTTGCCATTGTACTGATCATTATCGGCATCCTGCTGGGAGCTATTCTCAAAGGGCAGGAGCTTGTCGACAATGCCAAAATAAAGCGGGCCGTATCAGACATGAACAGCATTTTTGTCGCCTATAACGGCTACATTGACCGCTACCAGAGAAAACCGGGGGATGACGGCCCATTGGCAACCCTGACGGCACGGGGCGGTGCATGGGCTTCTGTTACGGCTGCTGGAAACAGCGATGGCAACCTTGGTGCTTTGGTTGCCAACACCTTTACAAACGGTGCCGTTGAGACAACCAGTTTTTGGCAACATGTCAAGGCCGCCGGTTTTGTACCGGGCAGTATCACCGCAGCAGGCGCAGCAGCGCTGCCAAATAACGGTTTTAACGGCCTGGTCGGCGTATTCAACAACACGACAGCGGTCACCGGGGCAGCATCCGGTATCAATGTCTGCTTGAGCCAAGTTCCCGGCAAGGCTGCTGCAGCACTTGACAAGCAGCTGGATGATGGTGACCCCACGGCAGGCTCTGTGCGCGCAACACTGGGCACCGCAGGCACCAACACCGTACCCGGAGCTGCTGCCGCAGCCCCGTATTCGGAAGCAAGCGAATACACCTTGTGCAGAGCACTCTAGCGATGCGTTAATAACTCAGCAAAAAAAGGAGGCCAACGGCCTCCTTTTTTTATCTTTTTCGTTTCCAGCGGTGCAGTTGCCTTTTTAGACAGTTAAGGTAAGATGGCTCACGCGGTTAACCACGTTTGCCCATGGTTACAAAAACAATCAGTACTTACTACTAGGAGCATACGGTGAACGCTACGCGATCACAAGGCTTTACCTTGGTTGAACTTGCAATCTCACTCGTTGTGATTGGCCTGCTCATTGCTCTGGGTATGTCTATGATAGGCCCACTGACCGTTGCGATCAAGGTGCGGCAAAGCAGAGACAATCTGGGTGCGGCAGTGGAAGCAATCAACAGCTGGGCATCAGGTAACAATCGGCTGCCGGATAGTGCGGGTGGCACCACTGACGTTAAAAATGTTGTGCGGACACCGACTGATGCCTGGAATCATACTTTTATTTATCTGTACGATACGAACCTGTACAGTGCCACACCGACAAAAGACACTATTTGCGGGCGGCGTTCGACCTCTATCACCCTGACTGATTCAAACACCGGGGCCAGTATCCCGAATGTGGCCTATCTTATCCTGAGCCAGGGGGATGATGCAGTAACCGACACAACAAGCGGCGGAGTCGCCGTTACCACTACAGCTATTTCCTCCGCAACCACCGTTGCCGCCAATACCACCAGCGATCTGGTTCGCTGGGCTACGCTGGACGAACTGCGCAGCAAGGTGGGCTGTCAGGGGGCACAACTCAAGGTTGCGAATAACGAGCTGCCCTACGCCTATAACCAGACCACGTACACGGCAACCATCTATGCTGACGGCGGAGTTCCCTTCAGCTCCGTGGGCAGATACCGCTGGTGCCTGCAAAACAGTGCAGGTGCGGTCCCCGCCAACATGACCTTCAAAAACACAGCTGGCACCTCCAATATCCCCTTCAATACGGATTGCGCATCCCTGGCTGAATCCTCGTGGATACAGTCTGACAACATCCTGATCAGTGGCCTGCCGACCGTCAATGTAACCGGTACCGATGGCAAAATTTACACGGCCATCCAGAGCCACACCGCTGCTGCTGCCAACCAGCCAATAACCGGTGCAAACTACGCCACATACTGGCAACTTGCCTCAGGCGGCGCCGTTGGCTCTACCTGGGCAGCAGGGATATATTACACCACCATGTCACAATCACTTTCTATCTTTGTCAGAGATAATAACGATAGCTCAGGCACCAACGACAGCATTGCCTACAAGCAGTTGGTCCTGACCATCAACGCACAGTAATCATGTACTTTAGCCGCTCCAGATTCCACTTCGCATCCGCCCGCTCCGGCATGGCCCTACTCAATATTATCATGCTCCTGGTACTGATCGGCGCACTGGTCATGGCTGGGTACGCCTTGATGGGTCCGCTAATTGCCAGAGGCAAGATTACTGACACCAAAAGAACCATCAACAGTGCTGTTGAAGCGATTATCAGCTGGTCAGTAGCCCAGGGCAGGCTTCCCACCACCGCTGAATTCCAGGCTATTCTTCCAACTCCGTATGATGCCTGGGGAAAACCGCTTGTCTACCTCTACGATCAGAACCTGACGAATACGGCTACCGGTGGCGGGTTATGCGGCAGGATCACCACAAACCTGGGTGAAAGCTCCATCAGCATGGCCTTTGCGATCGTAAGCGGTGGAGACGACTACAGCATCCAGACCACCATGAACGGCACGGCTGTAACCGCATCAACAGCCATTACCAGTCTGACAACCCTGGCAAGCTACCAGACCGATCTGTACCGGATGATCCCCCTTGAAGAACTGAAGAGCAGAGCCGGTTGCTATGGAGCAACAGGCGGCCGCTTGACGATCATCAACAACGAGCTGCCACGGACCTGTTCCGGTGGCCAGTATAGTGCCACAATCTACGCTGCCGGTGGTGCGCCTTCAACTGCCGGCCAATACAGGTGGTGCATCAACGGGGTCATGCCGGGCAGCATAATTGCCAAAGGTGGCACCGAAACCATACCCGGCTGCCCAACCTTTTCAACAGGAACCTACCAGAACATACAACTTTCAGGGACAGCACCAATCCCCACCGCAACCACAGACTATCCCATAACGGTCAGAGTCCAGGATTCTGATATCAGTAACGCCTCTCCACCCTATGTTGAGCGGAGGCTCAGTATAAAAACGGTTGTAGGCGGGGTCTGCTCAACCAGCACGGGGCCTGGTGTAATCCCCCCCGGCACCACACCGGATACACCGATACAAGACCCGAGCAACCCGGGGTTCAACACCTCGGACCCAAGCCTGATTGAGTTCGGCCTCAACAACAACAACACCTCTGCCTGTGTCTGGTACCCGCAAAACCTGCCATTACCCGGCAAAACCATGCGGGCTTACTGGCATTTCTGCTATTCGGGCATTGATACTTCTGGCACCAGCTCAAACCTGGCAGACGGCTACACCTTTACCCTGATGCAGGCCAACAACCCAACCAGCTACTGCGGAACCGGCAGCAGTTACAACGCTATCACGAACCCGCGCTACGACTGCTCGGTCTGGGGGGGGCTGGGAGAATATCTGGCCTACTGCGGGTTACCCGGTAACAGCATGGCACTTGAGTTTGATATCTATCCCAGTGGAAGCCGTAACGATCCAGCCGGCAGCTATAACCATGTTGCGGTTGTCAACGGTTTTAGTCATACATCCGGCACACTGACCGGCCTTTTTAGCGACAACACCCATAATTCAGGTAGTAATCCTGCCTGCACAACAACCAGCAGCGGTTGTCTTTATGGCAACAAGACGGGCCAGAACTATCCGGTCACCTGGCTTGAAAATACCGGCTGCAACGCAACCTACGACAACCATAATGCCAGGGTTGAGCTGCATACCCGCTGTAACAGCGACTGCAGCCAGTGTGAGACAAACAGCTGTACCACCAAAGCACTGATCAAGCTGTGGGTCGACCGAGGCAACAGCAACCTGGATGCCAATGACACAACGACTCCGGACATGAGCTACTGTACTGACCTACCTACAGCCTTAAACCAATACAAGGTCGGTTTTACCGAGGCAACCGGCGGTGCCCACCAGTGGGGATACATTAAAAACTTCGCCCTGAAATCACTCGGTTCCTGCCCGCTGGCAACCATCTCGCCGAGTTCACTTCCGGCAGGGACGGTTGGCACAGCCTATTCAGCCACCTTAAGCGCAAGCGGGGGAACAGCCCCCTATTCAAACTGGCGCTGGAGTTCCGCTTCTATTAGCGGCGTTACCGCCAGCAACCTTCCACCCGGGCTATCGTTAAGCAGTGCCGGTGTAATCAGCGGCACACCGACAACGGCAGGAACCTATAATACCGTCCTAGTTTCGGTAGATGACTCCTGTACCGCCGACAAGTGCAGCAACACGGTATCCCGAAGCTATACCATTACCATTGCACCGGCACCGGTACCCAGCTGCACCTTATCCGCCTCACCGACCAGCGTTGCGTATAGTGGCACAACCACCTTCAACTGGACGATCAGCAATGGTCCGGCCAATGGCAGCTGGTCCATCGCACCGGGAGGTACCTGCTCAGACTTTACCGGCTCAACCGGAGGAAGTTGTACCAGTGGCAGCCTCACCACCCCAGGTACAACCATCTACACCCTGACGGTCAGCAATGCCGGCGGCAGCAGCAGCTGCTCTGCCACAGTCAAGGTAAGCTGCGGATCATACAGAGTCTGGAACAGCACGGGCAGCACCTATGACTTTATCATTAATGGCGTCTGTCGAAACAATGTCGGCAATGGCAGCGAAATCAGCAGTGGCACGAACCTGCTCTACCCAGGACAGAGGGTCTATCGATACCAGCGCAACCTGGGCAACTGCGGGGGAAGCGCACTGGGATCCATTGATTTCACAACAGCACAGACTGCAGATACAGATGAGCAGTGCGATATAAACTATGGTTCAGGTGATCAGGCCAACGATCATTGATAGGCTCTGCATGAAATCGACTCTCTTGTTGCTGGGTACTGTTCTTATTATTCTGGGCTATTATTTGCTGGCGGTGCCTCCCGCTGCCGGGTATGCGGAAATGTTTTCCAGGGCGCGCTATGGCACCCTCTCGGTTATGTGCGGCAGTGCCTGTATTATGCTCTGGCTTGCCAAGCGCTGACCATCAGAAAGGAGCGTTGATTGTCTGATACTACAGCCATACTTCTGCTGCAGATGGGTGGCCCCGACTCCCTGGAGGCGGTCCGCCCGTTCCTGCTCAATCTTTTCAGCGACCGGGAGATCATCAAGATCGGTCCTGCCTGGCTGCAACCGCTGATTGCACGGATGATTGTCAGGCGGCGCACCCCCGCGGTCATGGAAAAATACCGCGAGATCGGCGGCAGGTCCCCTATCCAGAAACTGACCCAGGCCCAGGCGGAGATGCTTGCTGCAGAGCTCGGTATCCCCTGCCATGTGGGCATGCGCTACTGGCATCCCTTTACGGCAGAGACGCTGGCCCGGCTGCGTAAAAACGGCGTCAGGAAGCTGGTGGCCCTGTCGCTCTACCCCCACTACTCCCGCGCCACCAGCGGCTCCAGCTTCAATGACCTGACCCGTTGTCTGGCTGATCTGGATAGCGACCTGGAGGTCGTGCGGATTCCCCACTTCTACAACCACCCGCTCTACATCGATGCCCTGGCGGAAAAGGTTGAAGCCGGGCTGGCATCCTTCCCTGACCGCGCTGGCGTACAGCTGCTTTTCTCGGCCCACTCCCTGCCGCAGTCGTTTATTGCCGAAGGCGATCCCTACCTTGAACAGATCCAGACCACCGTCCGGCTGGTGATGGAACGGTTTGAGGGGGTGCAACACCGGCTGGCCTTTCAATCACGGGCCGGGCCGGTCAAATGGCTTGAGCCATCCACCGATGACACACTGAAGGAGCTGGCAGCAAGCGGTTGCAGAAATCTGCTGGTGGTGCCGCTCTCCTTTGTGTCAGACCATATTGAAACGCTGCATGAGATTGACATTGAATATGCCGCAGAGGCCCACAAACTGGGAATCAGCAACTTCCGGCGCACGGAATCGCTCAACAGCTCTCCGGCCTTTATCAGCTGCCTGGCAGAGCTGGTCCGTCAGGCACTTAAAGCCCCCTAAGGCAGGCACAGAAGCACGCACCGCCAGCGCAGCAGACGGCCTCCGCAGCATGTTTTCAATCTTCATAATTGTTCATAATCCCTTCACAGGATCTTCCATCTGCCTTGGTATGGTAGCACCATCACACACAGGTTGGTTGCCAACCACTACCAAGACAGGGAGGAACAAGATCATGAAAAAATCACTTCTCGCACTTACCGTTGTAGCAGCAGTTGCAGTTGCCGGCGCATCCATGGCCATGCCGGGTATGGGTCCGGGTGCCGGTATGGGGGCTGGCATGGGCGCCCAAATGGGTCAGGCAGGCACGATGACCCCGCAAATGAAGAAATTCATTGCTGACACACTGCCGATCCGCGAAGAGATGCATGCCAAGCATATGCAGCTGCAGAAAGAGCTGATCAAGGACGCGCCTGATCAGGCAGTCATCAAGAAGTTGCAGGGTGAGATGGTTGAACTGCGCACGAAGATGATGGATGCCCGCACCAAGGCAGGCCTGCCGATGGGTATGATGGGCAAACGCGGCCACAAAGGGATGCGTGGTGGCGGTATGGGTATGGGTATGGGTATGATGCAAATGGACTGCCCGATGGTGGCACCGCCGGCAGCCGCCAAATAAGGGCTGACTAACTGGCGGAGATGGGGTACACAGAGGAAACAGGCTGCCGGAGTGGGCGCCTGCTTTCTCTGTGCCTTCTCTGCCTCCGGTCCCGATGAAGTCGAGGGTTTTGATGAAATATTTTCTCTCCACATACCTGTTGCTGGCACTTCTGGTGCTGACCGTTCTGCCGTCAGCAGCAGAAGAGGTTGAACCCGGCCAGGGCCCGGGATGGCGCGGCAGACATAAAGCCGGTGAAATGGGACCGCACCCCTTTGGTGATTACTGTCCCCGCCGGCATGCCGATCACTACGGTGCCCGCCAGCCGCTGCAAACACCGGATGAGGCAAAGGAACGGCTGAGAATCTTTTTTAACGTTCCAGCAGCGCA includes these proteins:
- a CDS encoding type II secretion system protein, with the protein product MRNNKGFTLIEMAVVLVIIGIILGAVIKGNDLIENAKVKGVIQAPTKWEVPIMTYYDKKGSFPGSTSGQITSFTALKTALGNESIAYPADTISDVTFDIASVTDPCKAGATVARNIMLITNVPDTTASQLDLAIDGISDGTKGRVRSCGAAGTANVGAAWTATGALVPVVYFFDKTIP
- a CDS encoding prepilin-type N-terminal cleavage/methylation domain-containing protein — translated: MQNAKGFTLVELAIVLIIIGILLGAILKGQELVDNAKIKRAVSDMNSIFVAYNGYIDRYQRKPGDDGPLATLTARGGAWASVTAAGNSDGNLGALVANTFTNGAVETTSFWQHVKAAGFVPGSITAAGAAALPNNGFNGLVGVFNNTTAVTGAASGINVCLSQVPGKAAAALDKQLDDGDPTAGSVRATLGTAGTNTVPGAAAAAPYSEASEYTLCRAL
- the hemH gene encoding ferrochelatase, translated to MSDTTAILLLQMGGPDSLEAVRPFLLNLFSDREIIKIGPAWLQPLIARMIVRRRTPAVMEKYREIGGRSPIQKLTQAQAEMLAAELGIPCHVGMRYWHPFTAETLARLRKNGVRKLVALSLYPHYSRATSGSSFNDLTRCLADLDSDLEVVRIPHFYNHPLYIDALAEKVEAGLASFPDRAGVQLLFSAHSLPQSFIAEGDPYLEQIQTTVRLVMERFEGVQHRLAFQSRAGPVKWLEPSTDDTLKELAASGCRNLLVVPLSFVSDHIETLHEIDIEYAAEAHKLGISNFRRTESLNSSPAFISCLAELVRQALKAP